The following proteins are co-located in the Solanum pennellii chromosome 1, SPENNV200 genome:
- the LOC107008915 gene encoding F-box protein At1g70590-like isoform X3 encodes MNQKTWPATKSSSDGLRRFTAFPFIRKQTHLQNRPSENPFSDHSKKINTTTPPSSSNSCCSSSSSNQYCYNQDFSQLPYDIILKIAARFSLSNVRASSLVCKSWCEALRPLRESMVFLRWGKRFKHGRGGVKRNLSKALDSFLKGAARGSTLAMVDAGLLYWEMGKREEGISLYRKAAELGDPAGQCNLGISLLQVNPLDPEEAVKWLYKASVSGHVRAQYQLALTLHKGHGPKRNLQETAKWYLRAAEGGYVRAMYNTALCYSVGEGLMQSHELAKKWMKRAADRGHSKAQLEHGLSLYSEVSGVVCLSPNMNNRSLASV; translated from the exons ATGAATCAGAAAACATGGCCGGCGACCAAGTCCAGTTCCGACGGCCTTCGTCGTTTCACCGCTTTCCCTTTCATCAGAAAACAGACCCATCTTCAAAATCGTCCATCGGAAAACCCCTTTTCCGATCACTCCAAAAAGATCAATACAACAACTCCTCCATCATCATCAAATTCTTGTTgcagtagtagtagtagtaatcaGTACTGCTACAATCAAGACTTTTCTCAGCTTCCCTACGATATTATCTTGAAAATTGCTGCTAGGTTTTCGCTGTCGAATGTACGGGCATCTTCTCTAGTATGCAAGTCTTGGTGCGAGGCACTTCGACCTTTAAGAGAATCTATGGTTTTTCTCAGATGGGGTAAGAGATTTAAGCATGGAAGAGGTGGGGTTAAGCGTAATTTGAGTAAAGCCCTTGATTCTTTCCTTAAAGGAGCTGCTCGTGGGTCTACACTAGCTATGGTGGATGCTGGGTTACTTTATTGGGAGATGGGGAAAAGAGAAGAAGGGATTAGTTTGTATAGAAAAGCTGCTGAACTTGGTGACCCTGCTGGTCAGTGCAATTTGGGGATTTCTCTCTTGCAAG TGAATCCTCTGGACCCCGAGGAAGCTGTTAAATGGCTTTATAAAGCTTCCGTTTCTGGTCATGTTCGTGCTCAATACCAGCTTGCACTTACTTTACATAAAGGTCATGGTCCGAAGAGAAATCTCCAGGAAACG GCAAAGTGGTACTTGAGGGCAGCAGAAGGTGGATATGTCCGCGCTATGTATAACACAGCATTATGCTACTCGGTTGGAGAAGGTTTAATGCAATCTCATGAATTAGCAAAAAAATGGATGAAGAGAGCAGCTGATCGAGGTCATAGCAAAGCCCAGCTTGAGCATGGGTTGAGTCTATACTCT GAAGTCAGCGGAGTTGTTTGCCTCTCTCCAAATATGAATAATCGAAGCCTTGCTAGTGTCTAG
- the LOC107008915 gene encoding F-box protein At1g70590-like isoform X1, translating to MNQKTWPATKSSSDGLRRFTAFPFIRKQTHLQNRPSENPFSDHSKKINTTTPPSSSNSCCSSSSSNQYCYNQDFSQLPYDIILKIAARFSLSNVRASSLVCKSWCEALRPLRESMVFLRWGKRFKHGRGGVKRNLSKALDSFLKGAARGSTLAMVDAGLLYWEMGKREEGISLYRKAAELGDPAGQCNLGISLLQVNPLDPEEAVKWLYKASVSGHVRAQYQLALTLHKGHGPKRNLQETAKWYLRAAEGGYVRAMYNTALCYSVGEGLMQSHELAKKWMKRAADRGHSKAQLEHGLSLYSDGDRMQAVVYLELAARAGEAAAHPVKNVILQQMSTFSRDHAMLLVNSWRSLPSSH from the exons ATGAATCAGAAAACATGGCCGGCGACCAAGTCCAGTTCCGACGGCCTTCGTCGTTTCACCGCTTTCCCTTTCATCAGAAAACAGACCCATCTTCAAAATCGTCCATCGGAAAACCCCTTTTCCGATCACTCCAAAAAGATCAATACAACAACTCCTCCATCATCATCAAATTCTTGTTgcagtagtagtagtagtaatcaGTACTGCTACAATCAAGACTTTTCTCAGCTTCCCTACGATATTATCTTGAAAATTGCTGCTAGGTTTTCGCTGTCGAATGTACGGGCATCTTCTCTAGTATGCAAGTCTTGGTGCGAGGCACTTCGACCTTTAAGAGAATCTATGGTTTTTCTCAGATGGGGTAAGAGATTTAAGCATGGAAGAGGTGGGGTTAAGCGTAATTTGAGTAAAGCCCTTGATTCTTTCCTTAAAGGAGCTGCTCGTGGGTCTACACTAGCTATGGTGGATGCTGGGTTACTTTATTGGGAGATGGGGAAAAGAGAAGAAGGGATTAGTTTGTATAGAAAAGCTGCTGAACTTGGTGACCCTGCTGGTCAGTGCAATTTGGGGATTTCTCTCTTGCAAG TGAATCCTCTGGACCCCGAGGAAGCTGTTAAATGGCTTTATAAAGCTTCCGTTTCTGGTCATGTTCGTGCTCAATACCAGCTTGCACTTACTTTACATAAAGGTCATGGTCCGAAGAGAAATCTCCAGGAAACG GCAAAGTGGTACTTGAGGGCAGCAGAAGGTGGATATGTCCGCGCTATGTATAACACAGCATTATGCTACTCGGTTGGAGAAGGTTTAATGCAATCTCATGAATTAGCAAAAAAATGGATGAAGAGAGCAGCTGATCGAGGTCATAGCAAAGCCCAGCTTGAGCATGGGTTGAGTCTATACTCT GATGGGGATAGGATGCAAGCTGTGGTATATCTGGAACTTGCTGCTCGCGCTGGTGAAGCTGCAGCTCATCCCGTGAAAAATGTTATACTTCAACAGATGTCCACTTTTTCTCGAGATCACGCTATGCTTCTTGTCAATAGCTGGCGCTCTTTACCTTCATCGCACTGA
- the LOC107008915 gene encoding F-box protein At1g70590-like isoform X2: MNQKTWPATKSSSDGLRRFTAFPFIRKQTHLQNRPSENPFSDHSKKINTTTPPSSSNSCCSSSSSNQYCYNQDFSQLPYDIILKIAARFSLSNVRASSLVCKSWCEALRPLRESMVFLRWGKRFKHGRGGVKRNLSKALDSFLKGAARGSTLAMVDAGLLYWEMGKREEGISLYRKAAELGDPAGQCNLGISLLQVNPLDPEEAVKWLYKASVSGHVRAQYQLALTLHKGHGPKRNLQETAKWYLRAAEGGYVRAMYNTALCYSVGEGLMQSHELAKKWMKRAADRGHSKAQLEHGLSLYSEKRLHFQQLPGLSNLSYMFVTFIF; encoded by the exons ATGAATCAGAAAACATGGCCGGCGACCAAGTCCAGTTCCGACGGCCTTCGTCGTTTCACCGCTTTCCCTTTCATCAGAAAACAGACCCATCTTCAAAATCGTCCATCGGAAAACCCCTTTTCCGATCACTCCAAAAAGATCAATACAACAACTCCTCCATCATCATCAAATTCTTGTTgcagtagtagtagtagtaatcaGTACTGCTACAATCAAGACTTTTCTCAGCTTCCCTACGATATTATCTTGAAAATTGCTGCTAGGTTTTCGCTGTCGAATGTACGGGCATCTTCTCTAGTATGCAAGTCTTGGTGCGAGGCACTTCGACCTTTAAGAGAATCTATGGTTTTTCTCAGATGGGGTAAGAGATTTAAGCATGGAAGAGGTGGGGTTAAGCGTAATTTGAGTAAAGCCCTTGATTCTTTCCTTAAAGGAGCTGCTCGTGGGTCTACACTAGCTATGGTGGATGCTGGGTTACTTTATTGGGAGATGGGGAAAAGAGAAGAAGGGATTAGTTTGTATAGAAAAGCTGCTGAACTTGGTGACCCTGCTGGTCAGTGCAATTTGGGGATTTCTCTCTTGCAAG TGAATCCTCTGGACCCCGAGGAAGCTGTTAAATGGCTTTATAAAGCTTCCGTTTCTGGTCATGTTCGTGCTCAATACCAGCTTGCACTTACTTTACATAAAGGTCATGGTCCGAAGAGAAATCTCCAGGAAACG GCAAAGTGGTACTTGAGGGCAGCAGAAGGTGGATATGTCCGCGCTATGTATAACACAGCATTATGCTACTCGGTTGGAGAAGGTTTAATGCAATCTCATGAATTAGCAAAAAAATGGATGAAGAGAGCAGCTGATCGAGGTCATAGCAAAGCCCAGCTTGAGCATGGGTTGAGTCTATACTCT GAGAAGAGACTCCATTTCCAACAACTTCCCGGGTTATCAAATCTCTCCTATATGTTTGTGACCTTCATTTTCTAG
- the LOC107028658 gene encoding glutamate--glyoxylate aminotransferase 2-like, which translates to MSSKPLDYENLNENVKKCQYAVRGELYLRASQLQKEGKKIIFTNVGNPHALGQKPLTFPRQVIALCQAPFLLDDPNVGQLFPGDAIAKAKHYLSLNSGGLGAYSDSRGIPGVRKEIADFIERRDGYPSDPELIFLTDGASKGIMQILHTVIRGPNDGVLVPVPQYPLYSATISLYGGSLVPYYLEETADWGLDINDLRQSIEQARQNGITVRAMVIINPGNPTGQCLSEQNLRQIIQFCYEENLVLLGDEVYQQNIYQDEHPFISARKVLFDMGPPVSKELQLVSFHTVSKGYWGECGQRGGYFEMTNIPPKSVEEIYKVASISLSPNVPAQIFLGLLANPPKPGDISYEQFARESKGILESLRRRAHIMTDGFNSCKNVVCNFTEGAMYSFPQIQLPPRAIDAAKKLEKAPDVFYCLKLLEATGISTVPGSGFGQKEGVFHLRTTILPAEEEMPSIMTSFKKFNDEFMARYE; encoded by the exons atgTCGTCTAAGCCGTTGGACTATGAGAATTTGAATGAGAATGTGAAGAAGTGTCAATATGCTGTACGAGGTGAGCTCTATCTTCGAGCTTCTCAGCTTCAGAAGGAAGGAAAGAAG ATTATATTCACAAATGTAGGTAATCCTCATGCCCTCGGACAGAAGCCGCTGACGTTTCCGCGCCAG GTCATTGCTCTCTGCCAAGCTCCATTTTTACTAGATGATCCTAATGTCGGACAATTATTCCCTGGGGACGCAATCGCAAAAGCTAAACATTATCTTTCTTTGAATTCTGGAGGTCTAG GTGCTTATAGCGACTCCCGTGGCATTCCCGGTGTAAGGAAAGAAATTGCAGATTTCATTGAGAGACGTGATGGATATCCGAG TGATCCGGAACTAATATTTCTCACGGACGGAGCGAGCAAAGGAATCATGCAGATATTACATACTGTCATTCGGGGTCCAAATGACGGG GTGTTGGTTCCTGTTCCGCAGTATCCGCTATACTCTGCTACAATATCATTGTATGGGGGTTCTCTTGTTCCGTACTATCTTGAAGAGACTGCAGACTGGGGTCTTGATATCAATGACCTTCGACAATCTATTGAACAAGCCCGACAGAACGGAATAACT GTACGAGCAATGGTGATTATAAACCCCGGAAATCCTACCGGACAGTGTCTTAGTGAACAAAATCTAAGACAAATAATACAATTCTGTTACGAAGAAAATTTGGTATTACTTGGAGACGAAGtttatcaacaaaatatttacCAAGATGAGCATCCCTTCATAAGTGCACGAAAG GTTTTATTCGATATGGGTCCACCCGTAAGCAAGGAGCTTCAGCTAGTTTCATTTCATACGGTCTCCAAAGGTTATTGGGGCGAATGTGGACAACGTGGTGGATACTTTGAGATGACCAACATTCCTCCAAAG TCGGTTGAAGAGATATACAAGGTTGCTTCGATATCGCTCAGTCCAAATGTACCTGCACAAATATTT CTGGGGTTACTGGCGAATCCACCTAAGCCCGGAGATATCTCGTACGAGCAATTTGCTAGAGAAAG CAAAGGCATCCTTGAGTCACTAAGACGGAGGGCGCATATAATGACTGACGGGTTCAACAGCTGCAAAAATGTTGTTTGTAATTTCACAGAAG GTGCTATGTATTCCTTCCCGCAAATTCAATTGCCTCCTCGAGCGATAGACGCTGCAAAGAAGCTCGAGAAAGCTCCTGATGTTTTCTATTGTCTCAAATTGTTGGAAGCAACCGGCATCTCTACTGTCCCGGGTTCGGGTTTTGGCCAAAAAGAAGG GGTGTTCCACCTAAGGACAACTATTTTGCCAGCTGAAGAGGAAATGCCTTCGATAATGACGAGTTTCAAAAAGTTCAACGATGAATTCATGGCGCGATATGAATAG